A part of Stegostoma tigrinum isolate sSteTig4 chromosome 6, sSteTig4.hap1, whole genome shotgun sequence genomic DNA contains:
- the rps3 gene encoding 40S ribosomal protein S3 yields the protein MAAQISKKRKFVADGIFKAELNEFLTRELAEDGYSGVEVRVTPTRTEIIILATRTQNVLGEKGRRIRELTAVVQKRFGFPEGSVELYAEKVATRGLCAIAQAESLRYKLLGGLAVRRACYGVLRFIMESGAKGCEVVVSGKLRGQRAKSMKFVDGLMIHSGDPVNYYVDTAVRHVLLRQGVLGIKVKIMLPWDPSGKIGPKKPLPDHVSIVEPKDEILPTTPISEQKGGKPEQPVIQQPGPVPTA from the exons ATGGCGGCACAGATCTCCAAGAAACGGAAG TTCGTGGCGGACGGCATCTTCAAGGCCGAGCTCAACGAGTTCCTGACACGCGAGTTGGCGGAGGATGGCTACAGTGGCGTGGAGGTCCGCGTCACCCCGACTAGGACCGAGATCATCATCTTGGCCACCAG GACTCAGAACGTTCTGGGTGAGAAAGGTCGCCGAATCCGTGAACTGACTGCTGTTGTTCAGAAGCGATTTGGTTTCCCAGAGGGAAGCGTTGAG cttTATGCTGAAAAGGTTGCCACAAGAGGGCTTTGTGCTATCGCTCAAGCAGAATCCCTGCGTTACAAGTTGTTAGGAGGCCTGGCAGTGCGTAG AGCATGCTATGGTGTTCTTCGCTTCATTATGGAAAGTGGGGCCAAGGGCTGCGAGGTGGTGGTTTCCGGAAAACTCCGAGGCCAGAGAGCCAAGTCCATGAAATTTGTTGATGGTCTGATGATTCATAGTGGTGACCCAGTGAACTACTATGTTGATACAGCTGTACGCCATGTACTGCTAAGACAAG GTGTATTGGGAATTAAAGTTAAAATCATGCTGCCGTGGGACCCAAGTGGTAAAATTGGACCCAAGAAACCTCTGCCTGATCATGTCAGCATCGTTGAGCCCAAGGATGAGATCTTGCCAACTACACCAATTTCAGAACAGAAGGGAGGCAAACCAGAGCAACCTGTGATCCAGCAGCCTGGACCAGTTCCGACTGCATAA